Part of the Candidatus Cloacimonadota bacterium genome, TTTTGGAAATTACCGGTTTTATTGTCAATCTTTTTGTAATCAGATATTGTTGTTCCATTTTGTAAAATTGCTTCTCGTAATACTTTCATTATCTGAGAGTGCAAATTTGCAATCTCATCTGCGGAAAGATTTTTTGCTGATTCAAGGGGAGAAATTCCGGCGTGAAAAAGAATTTCACACGCATAAATATTTCCAATTCCAGCAATAACCTTTTGATTTAATAAAACAGATTTAATCGGAGATTTACGATTTTTGAAAATTGATCGCAAATATCTTGGAGTAAATTGATCTTCATTTACAAATGGATCTGGTCCCAAATTTTCTAAAGCCGGAACAGAAATATTTTTCTCATAAACATCAATTTTCCCAAAAGCTCGCACATCGTCAAAAATCAACTTTGATTTATCCTGAAAAACAAAATAAGCTCGAGTGTGTGATGGCAGTTCTTTAAACGGTTCAGCCAAAATTAATTTCCCGGACATGCGAAGATGGATAACTAATTTGAAATCATTAGATGTTTCAAAAATGATATATTTCCCTTTCCTATGGATATAATCAACTACACCAAATTCTACTTGTTTGATAACAGAATGAAATCGAACCGTTCCATCCCTAAGTTCGATCAGAGATTCAATCTTCTTATTCAAAATTTTACTTTTCAACCCACTAACAATTGTTTGTACTTCCGGTAATTCGGGCATTTTAATTTCCTTGCAAAGGGTTATTCAAGTTACTGATTTCGGGAAACTGTATATCCCGCATTCAAAAACCAAAAAAACAAATAGGGAGACATTGCCGACATAAGTAGCCAACCGGAATC contains:
- the mutM gene encoding bifunctional DNA-formamidopyrimidine glycosylase/DNA-(apurinic or apyrimidinic site) lyase, with translation MPELPEVQTIVSGLKSKILNKKIESLIELRDGTVRFHSVIKQVEFGVVDYIHRKGKYIIFETSNDFKLVIHLRMSGKLILAEPFKELPSHTRAYFVFQDKSKLIFDDVRAFGKIDVYEKNISVPALENLGPDPFVNEDQFTPRYLRSIFKNRKSPIKSVLLNQKVIAGIGNIYACEILFHAGISPLESAKNLSADEIANLHSQIMKVLREAILQNGTTISDYKKIDNKTGNFQNFLMVYQKKQCECGAKIIKIKQAGRSTYYCEACQQLSRSAAQHVSRSAGYSLTC